Within the Musa acuminata AAA Group cultivar baxijiao chromosome BXJ2-9, Cavendish_Baxijiao_AAA, whole genome shotgun sequence genome, the region gggattatgagagagaaagattgagagaaaaatcttAATCTCTCAATTTCTGAGATGCTACTCAGATGCACACAAATACACACAGATGATTCACTTAGTCCCCTaaaggtcctatctatttatatgcGAGAGCAGAGAATCTaaaataagttattaggagaattCCTCAGAATCAGaatcaaataatatttataatatatcttaactaattaaatagggtcacataatctaacatttaaGACAATTATGTGCCTACGATAAGAAAGTAACAGTAGTAGTAGTCATTCATCATCTTCATATTTCAAATATTCTCTTGCTGTGAATCTTCTTAAtctcttctaactaagtgaagcaTTATTGTTTTTGTTCTTAATGAGATCGATGACTTCTCTTCATCTCATCTCAATAAAATATGAATGAAGCTGATATCATTCTTTCAGTTCTATCCTTACAGAAAGAAGCAAACGAAGACAATCATGTATCTGTGATAAGAAAGAGGTAGTAGTCATTCATCATCCATATTTCATAGTTCAAATATCCTCTTGCTGTGAGTCTTCTTAAtctcttctaactaagtgaagtattctttttgttcttgatgagaTCGATGACtcctattcatctcatctcgacAAACACACAACATTATTCCCAACTGTTCGACTCTGTACAATCTTTCAAAAGTATGAGAAGTACTGACAAATGGCATGTAGCTTATTTAAATTCAACATACCAACAAATGGCATGTTAGTGTGGACACCTTCTATTTTTGGTCATCTCTTTTAATGGTCACGAGCTTTGATTTCGATGCAGGCGAAGCAATGTTTTGGCACACGAACCATAGTGTAGATTAGGTCGAAGAACGAGTAGTCATACGGAGCCGATGCTTCCGATCCATCGTATACAGGTGTGTGTTTGACACTCCCGTGATGGGTGACGAATGaggatttatatttttttcattaaaatatattttatctcgATCCACACGTGAAAGAACAAGTGGATTGATGATCGACGATACAGTTTGATCATTCCACGGAATCAAAGGGAGAGAAACAACGATGGATCACATTTCATACGACAACCCAATGCACTACAAACAAAAGATCGGATAGATTGCGTCGGGACGTGTGGTTCATCCGAAGCTCGACTGGATCATTAAGGCTGTCGAGCACGCCGGAAACGCGATTCCGACACCGCTGTCGTTACCCAGTATTTTGGACTGACGCGTTTCCAAGAGACGTATCCTCGCAGGATTGTGGCTGCGAGTCGCGCCACCTTTGCCTGCCATAGTTGACCGCACGCGCCGATTAACGATGCCATGGGATTCACGTGCGTTAGTTGATGGCTGTGCacgcatttatttattttttatttgattcccaCTCAAATATTAACGCGTTATTGTCGCGTATGGATCCGATGAGATAGACCGATCCATCAACATAATATAATATGTTCTCTCATTTATTATTAAAAGAGTAATTTATTATCCTATAAATTATTAATCTAAGAAGATAAtcatttgaaatcaaataataataaattcaaGATTTATTGTACTATTCGATATTAATGATATTTACACATATATCTAATCTATCATGGGTTGATATACTCAATATGGTTCGGTATAACTCGATACATATCGAATTGATAATTCATCGATGCATTGATATGAATTaatgaaataaattataaaaaaaacctatatcaaatcgatcaaaattaatatatattaattctaatataaattaaaaacaaGAAGCAGGAGAAAAATTAAATATATGTGACATAGAGTCTTTCGATTCGTAACAATAGAAAtacaattttttttagattatctttttttatcctacacatatgaatatttttaataatgatTAGCCTACTAACCTATGTTATAATATATCCTCTATCTCcatctatgtatatatgtacTTAATCTGCTTTTAAGAGGATAATGGACATTAATAGAATGAATTACTATCACCGATCAAATCTTTGTTTTTGATTCACTTGACATGTATGCGGCTATGGCTTGTATCGTTTAACAATATTAATGCCCATAATCGCACCATATTATGAGTAAAACTATGAGGTAGAGAATATTTTGGTCCCTCTATCGCTGAGTTAGGCAAGGAAATTAAGATGGATACATATCTAGGAAGAATATGCGAAGATGAGAAGTTGTTGTTGTGTTGCATATAAAGAGAAGATTTGTCTCGATTGAACTCTTTTTCACCGGACAATGATTGATCTTTTTTTTAGTACGTAGATGGACCCAACATGACATCTGACTCCTATCACGGGAAGGATTTCTATGGTGTTcttctaacatatatatatatatatatatatatatatatatctatatatatatatatatatatctcgaagCTGTCCTAACTTTAGCACTTACGAAAATGGAGGTACGTTTTGGCATTGATTTCAATTTTTTGGATGAGCTGTTTCAATATTTCTCTTGTCAGATTCCTCATCTTCACCTTCTTTATGTTTGGATGAGACAATCGAAAGAGAAGCTTCACGTTGTCCCTTTAACTCTTATTTATATTTTTGGCGCCCATGTGAagtaacatattattattattctatccATTCATTCAAAACTGCATGCAAACATCAATATCGAACCTTCCAAAGATTTATGTGCCCACGTCGAGTAACATAATATTTTATCCTTTCGTTCAAAATTACAAATATCCATCTCGAACCTTCTAAAGATTACAAACTTTTGTTGACAACAACTTTTGTTAATTACACATGATTTAATAGAGTCTTTATCGATTAGACTAGATAATACATTCGAAAATTTAACCCTCGACTCTTATAAATGAGTATCATACACTACCATCAATCtaatatttaagatataaaatTTAGGATGATATGTTGTCACCATGTCAAAGAACATGTAAGCATGTAAAAGTTACTTTAAGTGTTATCGGTTAATCACACATCAACCCGAGTTTACGCCTAAATAAGCTAACATGAAGTATCCTAAGTTTAttcaattaaaatttaaattttatttcatcttactatatattttttatattattgaatTGGATTAATCGAATCGATCTCAATTTCTTCAACTAAACCCTAAAAAAACACAAATTAAGAGAtgatttatgataaaaatatgaaaCCAAGGTGGAGATTTTTGGTACTACTTGAATAAATGGTTCAATATTATGTTAAGAGTAAGGTACATATGGTCAACCATATTCTTTCTTTACATGTGACTTGGACACATAcgcaagaaaataaaataagtaaCCTAAACTAACATGACAAAAATAGATTCCCAATATTACTCATAAAAAATTGTAGTGCATGTAACATGTTGGCAAATACTTTGTTCttggaaaaaaaattagaaaaaaaaatcaaatttgtaTAATGTCACATTCATGATTAAATTAGAGTTTAAAACTTCATCGAATAAATTTTTATACTTAAATAGTGATGGTATACTCGACTCACTTGTTTGAAaccttaatataaatttttaatctaaAACATACTTAAGTGATGATGGTATCCTCGACTCACTTATTTAAAGTTTCAGTATAGATTTTCAATCTAAAATATATGATGGTTACGTACTAAACCAActtaaggatgtcttgtattaaATTTTTATATGATAGAAGTTAAAGGATTCGAAAACTTATTCGAAAATTTATAAAGCACGAGCTTAGAATATCGtccaataaattttatttaatcatgaatatttcttATGATTCATTCTGCTGAACTATTCTTTGATGATCAATCATAACCAACCAACATGAGAAAGTGATTAAACCGAGTCGAATGTGAATATAAACAGgtaaaatagaaaaattaaaagcCAAAATTTTGCTGACCATAAAATTTTGATGGCTGCTACTCTATATATAGTAAAAGCGATCTAATTTGATATCTGCGCATGTTTTATTTGTGTGCATATGAATCATTTTATTATATGTTCGATGGATTTCTTCGACTAGCCTCTATCTTGAATTTGATATCAAGAAATGGGGTAAGATCTTTCAGTCTCCTAAGGATTAATGTAGTATTAAAAGCATGTTAAGTttgacaaataataataataataataataataataataataatatattggacgaatttctaaaaaaatattttctttagtgAAACGGCCTCATTTTTTAAATTTCGTaagaatgttcttttttttttatctaatatctAAAATATCCCAATTActtaccctttttttttcttctttttcctatgGATTGTTTGGTAGGGTGAATCGATATAATTATAGTGTTTTTACACTATGTTATAGTGTTTTCAgtaatattagattttttttttttttttttttacgatgaGTAAGTGACCAAGGTAAAATTTAAGTCCATAAAATTTAAGCCCTTAGCAACTAAGATAGCTGGcatctttatataaaaaaaaaattataacgtagtatgaaaatattatattatattataatattttcttaatattactTGAAACACTATTACACATTGTTAAGTGTAAAAGTAATGTAAACATTATGTTTCTATAAAATTTAACATAATACATTTACACTACATTATAATATATTCTTTatagtgataaaaatattataaaatcatatAGCATAGTACAAATTATTATAATTGAATCGATTTGCATCGGTCTATAGAAAAAGAGTAAAACGTGGTTGAGTgaaagtaaaaaaatatcttaggtaatagataaaaaaaataaattctgaAGATAGGAGCATTTCTCctataaaaaaaaaacctaaataattttctACTAATTCAACCAAATACATATTTAATCGAACCATTTCGCCATACTTTTCATGCAAGTTTGGGCATTAAATGAGCACGACAAATTGTTGCGTCGATGGCATATGGGTTTGATTCTATTTAATGCACACCCTCGGAGAGAAGCTGTTGACAAGACCAGTCAagcgaactctctctctctctctctctcagtgtgTGCTGCCATTGTACCCACCCAGCAACACTGCCTTCCTTCTTTTCTTGGTTTTCTCACAGCTTCAGATGATGGCCTTCTCATGTCAAGACTACCATCTCATTTTGGACTCTGCTTGCCTCTCAAACATGGAGATGCCCATCTGCCCACAGCATCTTGGAGAGATCGATTGCTACCCCTGGTTTGAAGCCAACCCCAAGATCTCTGCAACTGATGCCAGAACCCAAGTCACCGGCAGCAGTACCTCCGACAACTGCTCCAGAGCTCCATGCATCGGTCGTTCACCAGTGCTAGATGAACCCCAGGGTGATAAGATCCCAAGATCACAGCCAGGTTGTGCGGAGAGGAAAAGGAAGCCTAGCGCGGCTGGAGCTCGCTTGATCACCGGCAAGTCTCAGGTACATGTGCATGCATGTGGCATTTGGTTTCCATGGACTGTTCATAGCTCCTTATTGCTTCCACATGACTTGTTGCATGAGATTGGTGGCTTGTTAGGGCGCGATGGAAAGCAAGAAAAAGCCTAAAGTTGATGGCAAGAAAGCGTCGGAGCCGCCTGTCGATGTCATTCATGTGCGAGCGAGGAGAGGCGAAGCGACTGATAGCCACAGCCTTGCAGAAAGGGTATCCACACGTAGCATTTTGCTGGCCATATAGATCGAATGAAGATCTAACCAATATGCCGTATCATGTGTTTTCAGGTCAGAAGGAAGAAGATTAGTGAGAGGATGGACGTGTTGCAAGGTCTTGTTCCTGGCTGCCACCAGGTGACTTGTGTACCCACCATTCTTTTCATTGAATCCCCTCTCTCCACATCACTGCTAATAGCTGAAATGTGCCTTGGATAGATGAAGGGAAAAGCACTCATCCTGGATGAGATCATCAACTATGTGCGATCGTTACAAAACCAAGTTGAGGTGATCAAGATGAtgatacatacacatacacatacacatacacacatgGTTTCCTTAATTCTTTCTTCTTATCTGACAACAAATTACCACTCTCCAGTTTCTCTCGACGAAGCTTGCTTTGCTGAGTCCCATGTTACATGACCTTGGTTACTTGAGTGGGCAACCAGAGGTAGGCGAAGAACCATTTCTACCTCTAATCTTGGTTGTTTTCTTCAGAAGGTTATATATAATACATTATAACATTATCCCTGACGACACTCGTATCAATCAATCTGGTTCAGGATGATAGCAGTTTTAGGAGACAAGATCTGGAACAAGAACAAAGGTGTCTCGATGAGATGGAGTTCGACGACATGTTGCTCTTTTCGGTAGAGAATATTGAAGATCCTCTGATGCTACCACCGAGCTAAAACCTCGAAGCCACCCCCATCATGCATCATCAAGCACCAACATACAGATGATCAAGCTACTCCAGTGACCATTCTCAGAatactattctctctctctctctctctctctctctctcttcctgtgCGAGATAAAGCTTACTTCATCTCCGAGGAATGCTTCACAAATTTATGTACTCGGTGGGATGATGCTACACAAATTCCCAAAACTTTACACTATAGAAAAAAACCTATTTATGTAGAGAGATATAATAATGAAATCATTGAAATCTTCAATATTTTTCTCTGCAGTCCACAAGACACTGACATAGTGGTGAAGGCTACCTATATAATAATCCACTGGGATTTCCTTTGCAGAGAAATTCTATTTAATATCGTTACAGCTGAACTCTTTTACACCTACTTGGATCCTCATCAGTACACAAGCTTCACCATAAGTTTTGCTCTCAAACTTAATACTAGTTGAATCAGATATGTACTTTACATCAGTTAAACCAACTGCACTTTGCACTGTGATCTGTTGAACACTTGCATTGTCTCTGACACTTTTGACTCCAATGAATGTGAGCTACCACTGGTGGCAATTTCAAAAGGAATAAGAGCTTGTAAGGTtttcgaataataataataataattcacaaACAAAAGTTGGTATCCCCCTTCCTTGTAGTCTCTAAATCACTGCTCGACATATACCACCAGTTGTAGCAAAAGATGGAATCAATAAATTACGAGAGTGAgggagaaaaggatcaagatatgatgGATTGCAAGTACAACAGTTTGATGCTTCCCTATGAGACCAATACTTCCAAGAAATTCTCTCGATGGATTAAGATGATCAAAAAACAAAGAGAACTCGGTGGAGCAACTGATTAAACACAGGGCTTGGAAGCCAAACTCTACGCACTTCTGCTGCACTGCAACATCATGATACAATCTGTGTAGGGCGAGTCCTGGAGCAGTGCCATCATCTCCCACAAACACCATATGTTGTCTCGAACATGTTGCAGTATCAAGTAGGGAAGAAGCAATCAACCTCTACATGTTATCTCCACCTGATTTATTTGTGTTCTCTCTTTAAGCAAACATATATACGATCACAAAGTAAATCATTCACTATCAAGCGTAATTACATACAATTTACTCAACTTTGACAACAAAAGATGAATCGATATATTAAGCTATCAAAATGGGATATTTTTTACAAAACACAAGAGCAATACTTGTATGGCCAAAAGCTGGTGTTCCATCTTTCGTAATTTTTTTCACATTAACGAATGGTTGCCAAATTTATATGAATGGAAAAACAAGTTTAACATAATTACATCAACCACAGTTAAGGATGTTGCCAAGAACATGGGATAAAATGAGTACAAATTTAACAATGATGCAATCTTCGATGGTGCTATCCAAAATATTTCTCTTGTTATAATATAAGTCAAAGCACATATCCATGCTACTTGTGCAGTTATTTCTCCCATAAAATTTTTCTTCAAAGACCGCAGCCATGATTATGGAGATTAGCTCACCTATTGATTGGTTATGCTACCGAGgtcaataaataacatgtagaacaAACAACCATTGTCTAGTGATTTGCACTATACTAAATTATTTGCTATTATGCTTGTGATCATAGGATTCACACTTTGACCGATAGAAAAACAATTTAAAAGCATGCTGAGAAGTACTCGCAGCtaattaataagtttaaaattttgatttaaattagtgTCCAATCATATGTAAATGTTAACTCTGATCAACTTAACTCGAACTCATCATCACAGAATGAAAGAGAAAAATAGGTCTAATTCACCACATTTATTATGACAAAAGTTAGGATCCCACGTTTAAAGCATTCCTACCCATATCCAGTACAAGAAGCAACAAAGAGTGCATTGAAGGTTTAGAGAGTCGTAGAGTTCAAGTACCTCTGAGTTTTTTTTAATCGGAGTACTTTATCAGCAACCTTACGGTCATTCTTCAATCCCTACAAGCAGTGAATAATAATTAAGAATCCAAAACAAAATCATCAACATCTTcatcaacaacaataataatatcaaGCAACGTTTCCTCGGAATATCTAAGACACAAAAAGAAAAGACTTAAATAATACTTTTAAGTCTTAATTCATAAGGAGCGAttttctagaaaatatttatattttaaatatttttaaaagatatatatatatatatattaaataatacttttaattaaaaaaatacttaaaatacccttcataagttttcttatcaattttttattacCCCTTTATTTTATCAGTTTTCaatgttttcatttgacttgTTTATAGTGTTTTTCAGTAATGTTTACAGTATTTTATTGAGGCACTGAAACCATTATAAATGCTATTGAAAAATACTACAAATGACATTATATTATGCTTCTCTAATTGTCATTACTCATACACTATTAcagtatcatattttgatgatgttaCAAATCTATTTAGATCagttttaatattattaagtaggttttatagtatttttattataataaccaaaatactataacaggttagaaatattatatgataaaaaaattaaaaagaaaaacacaaaatGAGAACTCGTGAGCCAAATGTGAAGACAACAATTGAAACACACAAAAAAAGGGTACTTTTTGGAACAACAGAACCCAATAAATAAATATCCCAAAATTAAAGCTAAGACTTGCAAGTATTGTCATTCTTACTGATTTGTTGCAGTCTGAAGCATGAACCTCTGTCACCGATGGTGAGTACATGAACTGCCGCGCAATGAACTCCGGAATCACAGGTGGTGGCGTCGTCGATCATCCAGCGCATAGGACAAGATTATTATTCCGAGGCCCCCATGGCATCATCGGCATCGTCGTTGCCATCATGGGAGCACGAAAGCCGCTGATAGCCGGCCATGCAACCGGGTTCGTAGCCGACGATAAGGACGGGGGGGGGGGGTTACCCTGACGTTAATCGCTCCGGCGTAGTTGTAGGTTCCACGGTAGCAGACGCGAAGCCTAAATGGAGCCAGTCGCCGAAGCTGCTGGTGTCGTCTCCGACTGCTAGGGTGGTGCCTCCTCCATGATGTTCGTTTTTTGGAGCCGAAGAGGGATCGTCTGCCGTCGAGTATTTCGGGTTCATTGAAGACAAGCCGTAGATACAATGGAATTGAGAGTCGACACCAGATACGTAAGCCCCGGGTGGGTCCCAGCGCCGGCGGAGGAGATTCCAAACCGTGACCATCGCGCCGTAGCATGGTCGCAACCCTTCATCTCCACCGTCCGGCCTCAACGGGCGAGCTCAAAACGAAGCGGCAGGGGAAGAACCGGCTCACGGGAGAAGAAGTCGGAAGAGGTGCAGGATCATTCACTTCCCCCATATAATCCCTCCTCTTTGCAATTTCATGGAGACAGAAGAGGAGAGATTGGAAGTAGTTTCAGAAGAAAGGAAAAAGATATTAAACACGCCTATATCTAATCGAATTCCACCAATTCATGTATGCCTTTGTTAGGGCATATAAGCGGACTATCGGATCAAAGTGTCGAATAGTTGGGGTTTGGTGGGGGCCGCCGGGGAGGTGGCTGGTCTCCGGTAGCACGAATCATGAGGCGCGAAGGCGGTTCACCATCATTTCCGACCGAAGCGGGCCGAGATGGTGTGCCGTACGACTTCTTTGTGCGCCGAGAAGGACTGGCCGGCGGATGATGATATGACGACGACGATGGTGACGCCCATCATAGCTTTCAGATGGGATTGTGAATCCCTAACCGCGAATTCTTACAAGGAAAAGCTCGGAACATTTGTGTCCTATTCATCACAGTCGATGATAATCCAAGTAGAATTTTCTGTACCTGGAAAATAATGTTTGAAGAACAAGAAAAGTGACTGATTGCACAAACGTAGGCTCgccatcaacatgcacatcagatTGATCGATTATATGAAGCCCTCACAAGTTTACATACGAAAAATGAGATGATGACAGATGAAACAAGCAGGTACGTCCCATCCACAATTATGGGCACTTGGAGCTGGCAATGTACGATAGAATGTCAATGCACCCGTCTGGTCCCCCTGCCTCTCTCCCTGCTTTGCTTCTTCGTGTCTATCCGCTTTCAGTATATTAAGTTGGAATAGTTTGTAGCATTTGCGAACAGAATGAACTTGCAagaatacagagagagagagagagagagagagagagagagagagagagagagagagagatacctcAGCCCTCAAGTAACCTAGCAGATCATCCTTGGTCTAAAGAAGCCGGAGATGTGCTGTATCATTGAGCCTCTTTATCTGCCATCCTGTTATTAGTGAATGATGCAGGACCGTCACAGAAGAGTCATCAATAGATATTCTATGAGACATTACAGGACTGCAATCGAGCAGGCCCGTGAGAAAACATTTAATTGGTGTTGCATGGGTGAAGATTCCCATGGAGAAGGTAGGGTTTCTACCACCATCAGGAAGGAGGTTTCCTTGTGTGACTTCTCTATGGGAGAACTCATATTTAGGGTCATCGTCTCCTGTAGTCACAAACTGAAGCCTGCTCTTACCAGATTTCTTCCTCTGAAGAGATGGTCGATTAAGCCTGTACATCAGATCCCAGTGAGGCCCATCACCATCTTGAACTAAATTGGCTGAGCCGTTACATGAGAGTTCCTTCGCTTCTGTTTGATGGATCGGCGTATCTGCCACTGCCAGCTTGTCAGGCAATCTTAGGACTGTCATGTTGATAAATTCGATCATCCGAAATGCAACCTGCCGGAGCGATTCACCTGAAGGTGCACAGAAATCAGGCTGTGTTTTGCTAATCAAGTTCACAATTTCTTGGGTGTAAACTTCTGACCGAAGGCAGCCCTCCCATTGGCCCTGGCTTATCTCAACCAAAGCATCAGAGGATTGGATCTGCTCGTCTGCAAATCCAAGCTCCTGCAGAGTTGGATGGCAAATTGCTCAGCACAGTGTAATCAACTCAACTGAAAAGAATAGAAaaatttatgcattcaaaagcTCTGCAAACTGTAACATAGAAAGTTCAGCAACATTGTTGAAACTGAAGATACAAGTGTTTATGAACAAAGCAGAATGTGCTTGCTTCAGCAATATTAACCTTCAGAAGACCATAACTTAATGAGAAAAACaattaaaagaaaaggaaatgaaCTACTTGAAGAGTGCACATTTGAGATCAGTAAGTGGATTGTCAATAGCATGAAATGACACATACATACAAACAAGATCCCCACTAAAAAAGGACTGGCGCTTGGGAGGCAGGGACAAGCTCTGGCTGCCGAATCCAAAAACAGTAATGGAAATCACTACAGGGATAGTAATTATGTCTATGCAGTATAAACAAGAAGCATTGCATCTGAATAGTATCCAAATATCCAAATAACATGTAAAACAGAATTTGTTGATCATTTTAAATAATCTGATCTGATCAATGTGATCAAGATCAGGGCCCCATATAGTCTAGGAATCAACAGAAGAAAGTTCAGGATTATTGATGATATTAGGTTCAAATTGAAATGAACTTTTCAAATTTCAGTTTAGTCTTCAATATTTTATCAGATCTAGTGTCTCTTCAATTCTTCAAGGATAACACACAAATGGAAGTGTTTGCTGAAAATAGAATTAAAAAGTTCCAATTAGAATATGATCTGCAAGTGTGGTTCGACCATAATGGAATGGTGGGATGACTTGATTAAGTAAATATTGTCCCTtgataaagaaaaaaatctaaaGATTAATAATAGGACAACGATGATTTCCTTGATAGGGCACAAAACTTGACAAAGTCAGTGATTAAAAATACCAAAAGAGGATTTAATTGACGCATAATATGGAATACTAGAAATAATTGAATAATTTGGATATCACAGATGCAATTGCAATATCACCACAAGCTGTACAGAATATTCAAAAGAGCTGCCAGGGAGTAGTCCTTTCAAGGTAGAGTCATTTCAAAACCCATTTAAAGCAACTGCAATGGCTGCTGATCAAAGAGAAAACCATATTGATTTTTTCTCCTTTTAAACAGGACCATAATGTAGGACAAGCGCAATGAGGATATCCTCTGATATCAAATATGATGAAGGATggatgctctaataccaaatataGGGCAAGTGATAGGGCAAGTAAATGGAGAGCAGAATTTTTCTTATTTTAGATTTGAGAATAGAGAGAGAGAACGTcgaaaaataaaagagaggaaggaaaacATAGTAATGGTGAAAAATAATGATCAGAAATAAAATAGAGTAGATAACCCTGCACTTGCTCCAGTTGCTAGACATCCTGTCTAGGGATCCTGACCTCGCATTGGAGATGTCTCACGCACAGATGATGGCATTGCACTATCCAAGAATCAGTTGGAgcttcactctggcccaacaatTCATTCCTAGGGATGTGTCCTCAAGGTACTAACACATTGTGTGGAAAAACAACTTTCAAATAACTATTCTCTAATGTTCCAGTTTACAAACACTATCTTTTTATGGACCTTCCAAgtataagaagaaaaataaaaatcaaggTATATTAATAATTATATGCTTTCCTTTCCGGAGAAGATATAGTGAGATTTGTTCTGGCAAATAACCTTCCttgttaagaaaaatatttaatcaATAAGCTTCCTTCTTTGTTAATTCTCCAATCATAATTAAACTTGTAAAGTTGGAATGTTCAATAAAGCCTTGGAACCATTAATCAAGCCCAAGTCCTTCCTTTTTCCTTCGAATCTCTAACCAAGCACAAGAAAATATTCCTTCTC harbors:
- the LOC135622276 gene encoding uncharacterized protein LOC135622276 isoform X1; this translates as MGSAHSSHSPLEAFDDDDDREEEEEEEGVRSRNPKSSKEKVLEQEPEVLPCRTAASPLSPQPSAAGTPRMLGPSVKVWDPCNVLLQPPPSPLALFARGAASAATDRVTEVFLIAHGECAPSLRPDLVGGRWSTAARLTANGERQARALSVFLKSQGVRFDEVYSSPLDRARTTAAFICRELGFADEQIQSSDALVEISQGQWEGCLRSEVYTQEIVNLISKTQPDFCAPSGESLRQVAFRMIEFINMTVLRLPDKLAVADTPIHQTEAKELSCNGSANLVQDGDGPHWDLMYRLNRPSLQRKKSGKSRLQFVTTGDDDPKYEFSHREVTQGNLLPDGGRNPTFSMGIFTHATPIKCFLTGLLDCSPVMSHRISIDDSSVTVLHHSLITGWQIKRLNDTAHLRLL
- the LOC135622276 gene encoding uncharacterized protein LOC135622276 isoform X2 is translated as MGSAHSSHSPLEAFDDDDDREEEEEEEGVRSRNPKSSKEKVLEQEPEVLPCRTAASPLSPQPSAAGTPRMLGPSVKVWDPCNVLLQPPPSPLALFARGAASAATDRVTEVFLIAHGECAPSLRPDLVGGRWSTAARLTANGERQARALSVFLKSQGVRFDEVYSSPLDRARTTAAFICRELGFADEQIQSSDALVEISQGQWEGCLRSEVYTQEIVNLISKTQPDFCAPSDTPIHQTEAKELSCNGSANLVQDGDGPHWDLMYRLNRPSLQRKKSGKSRLQFVTTGDDDPKYEFSHREVTQGNLLPDGGRNPTFSMGIFTHATPIKCFLTGLLDCSPVMSHRISIDDSSVTVLHHSLITGWQIKRLNDTAHLRLL